In Desulfomonile tiedjei DSM 6799, a genomic segment contains:
- a CDS encoding (Fe-S)-binding protein, with protein sequence MSLNKIIDETRAYYCLDCGICTGSCPVSRVSPEFSPRLMVEKSLMDEEENPLEDVNIWSCLSCGQCSSRCPSKIDYPEFVRKVREEAVLQGKGGVTAHRGLFQTIMRLQTLELKQSKTEWARETGRISETGDTYYFVGCSPYFDVEFHDDWGLNVMDGPKGVLKLLNKVGIEPVIHDDERCCGHDLLWNGDKENFAKLARRNVELIKSLGCKRVVFQCPEGYITFKKYYPEVLGDLGLELVHFYDLLLDQVKAGAFSFEPLEGIVTYHDPCRLGRQAGIMDTPRALIESIPGIVLKEMEHNRENGLCCGTSAWMSCSSCSKAIQKNRINEAIAVQAGTLITACPKCRLHLSCALRDMEVDIKIQDMNDLLAGALKA encoded by the coding sequence ATGAGCCTGAACAAAATCATTGATGAAACACGAGCGTACTACTGCCTTGATTGCGGGATTTGCACCGGAAGTTGCCCTGTGTCGAGGGTCAGTCCGGAATTTTCTCCCCGGCTCATGGTCGAGAAGTCCCTCATGGATGAAGAAGAGAATCCTCTGGAAGACGTGAATATCTGGTCCTGTTTGTCCTGCGGCCAGTGCAGTTCGCGTTGCCCCAGCAAAATCGATTACCCCGAGTTCGTCCGGAAAGTCCGTGAAGAGGCGGTCCTCCAGGGCAAAGGAGGGGTAACGGCTCACCGGGGACTGTTCCAGACAATCATGAGGCTTCAGACTCTCGAGCTGAAACAGAGCAAGACCGAGTGGGCCAGGGAAACAGGCAGGATATCCGAAACCGGTGATACGTACTACTTTGTCGGGTGTTCCCCTTATTTTGATGTGGAATTCCATGACGATTGGGGCCTGAATGTTATGGACGGCCCCAAGGGTGTTTTGAAACTGCTGAATAAAGTAGGTATAGAACCGGTTATTCACGATGATGAGCGGTGTTGCGGACACGACCTCCTGTGGAACGGCGACAAAGAGAATTTTGCAAAGCTGGCACGGCGAAATGTGGAGTTGATCAAAAGTCTCGGGTGTAAACGCGTGGTATTCCAGTGTCCTGAAGGGTACATCACGTTCAAGAAGTATTATCCGGAAGTGCTTGGCGATCTCGGTCTGGAGCTTGTGCACTTTTACGACCTGCTTCTTGATCAAGTAAAAGCGGGTGCATTTTCCTTCGAACCGTTGGAAGGGATCGTCACGTACCACGATCCCTGCAGGCTCGGACGTCAGGCCGGCATCATGGATACTCCCAGGGCGCTCATCGAGAGCATCCCCGGAATCGTGCTCAAGGAAATGGAGCATAACCGTGAAAACGGCCTGTGTTGCGGAACCAGCGCGTGGATGAGCTGTTCGAGCTGTTCCAAAGCAATTCAGAAAAATCGCATTAATGAAGCGATCGCCGTACAGGCCGGAACGCTGATAACTGCATGTCCGAAATGCCGGCTTCACCTGAGCTGCGCGTTACGGGATATGGAAGTTGATATAAAAATACAGGATATGAACGATCTTCTTGCCGGCGCGCTCAAGGCGTGA
- a CDS encoding 4Fe-4S binding protein, which produces MEEFSGEVGNFNVKVHRKARYVDSSRCTACGACAEKCPTKVPNEFNFGLDDRKAIYKDYAQGIPSVYTIDPNHCKVLLGQKCGVCAKVCQAKAIDYEQKDSYVDLNVAAVIVSTGYELFDATQISEYGYGKLPNVISSLEMERLLSAGGPTKGHLTRPSVIRGESRLKEVAKLVKKAEKAEDTAQLQQLAREQERLEHQVHKYHTAKKLGFIQCVGSRDFRFHKYCSSYCCMHAIKEAIIAREHEPETESYIFYMDLRTVGKGFEEYKVRGANVSGLKYIRGRVAEIVQDEDYNPVVYYEDTEQRKVSSMTLDMVILANACSAPRQIGDLATLLNVELDENNFIKTHPNRPLDTSVPGIFTCGCAQGPLDIPESVAQASSAAARAAEVVMTGGRALAV; this is translated from the coding sequence GTGGAAGAATTTTCAGGCGAGGTCGGCAACTTCAACGTGAAGGTGCACCGCAAAGCCCGGTACGTGGACAGCTCCAGGTGTACTGCCTGTGGAGCCTGTGCGGAAAAATGCCCTACAAAGGTCCCCAACGAGTTCAACTTTGGGCTCGATGACCGAAAGGCAATCTACAAGGATTATGCTCAGGGGATTCCAAGCGTATACACTATCGATCCCAATCACTGCAAAGTGCTTCTGGGGCAGAAGTGCGGTGTGTGTGCGAAAGTCTGCCAGGCCAAAGCAATAGATTACGAGCAAAAAGACTCCTATGTGGATCTGAACGTGGCAGCCGTAATAGTCTCGACCGGGTATGAATTGTTCGATGCCACGCAAATCTCCGAGTACGGGTACGGCAAGCTTCCGAATGTGATCTCATCGTTGGAAATGGAGCGGCTGCTCAGCGCGGGCGGTCCCACCAAAGGGCATCTGACCAGACCTTCAGTGATCCGCGGTGAGTCGAGATTGAAGGAAGTGGCCAAGCTTGTGAAAAAAGCGGAAAAAGCTGAGGACACCGCTCAATTACAGCAGCTCGCGAGAGAGCAGGAACGTCTGGAGCATCAGGTTCATAAATATCACACAGCCAAGAAGCTCGGCTTTATCCAGTGCGTTGGCTCGCGTGATTTCCGATTTCACAAATATTGCTCGAGCTACTGCTGCATGCACGCGATCAAAGAAGCAATTATCGCGAGGGAACATGAGCCTGAAACGGAATCGTACATTTTCTACATGGACCTCCGAACCGTTGGAAAAGGATTCGAAGAGTACAAGGTTCGAGGTGCAAACGTTTCCGGACTGAAATACATTCGCGGCCGAGTGGCTGAGATTGTCCAGGACGAAGACTACAATCCTGTAGTCTATTATGAAGACACCGAGCAACGTAAGGTGAGCAGCATGACTCTGGACATGGTAATTCTTGCCAACGCGTGTTCGGCTCCGCGGCAAATTGGAGATCTGGCAACGCTTCTGAACGTGGAACTCGACGAAAATAATTTCATCAAAACCCATCCAAACAGACCTCTGGACACGAGCGTCCCGGGCATTTTTACCTGTGGATGCGCGCAAGGTCCGCTTGATATTCCCGAATCCGTAGCCCAGGCCAGTAGTGCTGCTGCGCGAGCTGCGGAAGTAGTCATGACCGGAGGCCGGGCGCTGGCCGTTTAG
- a CDS encoding hydrogenase iron-sulfur subunit, with translation MSNENFEPVIVGFLCNWCAYAGADLAGVSRLQYPPNMRTIRTLCSATVGPHQILKAFQKGADGVFVGGUHIGDCHYLYGNYMTVKRIDFMKKLLEFSGIDPERLNLKWVSSAEGPRFAQVVGDFVEKIRALGPSPLGSSTAKSANTL, from the coding sequence ATGAGCAACGAAAATTTCGAACCCGTAATCGTCGGGTTTCTATGCAACTGGTGTGCATATGCAGGAGCCGACCTCGCGGGGGTCAGCCGACTGCAATATCCGCCCAATATGAGAACAATACGGACTCTGTGTTCTGCTACCGTGGGGCCTCACCAGATACTGAAAGCGTTTCAAAAAGGTGCTGACGGCGTCTTTGTAGGCGGGTGACACATCGGAGACTGCCATTACCTGTATGGTAATTACATGACGGTCAAGAGAATAGATTTCATGAAGAAGCTCCTCGAGTTTTCCGGAATAGACCCGGAACGTCTCAATCTGAAGTGGGTTTCTTCCGCTGAAGGTCCTCGTTTTGCGCAAGTCGTAGGGGATTTTGTGGAGAAGATCCGTGCACTCGGTCCGTCTCCGCTTGGGTCTTCAACCGCTAAAAGTGCTAACACTCTTTAG
- a CDS encoding hydrogenase iron-sulfur subunit yields MSEEFDPKIIAFACNWCSYAGADLAGVSRMQYPPSIRLIRLMCSGMLSPSYILKAFEKGADGVLVTGUHLGECHYLEGNEKALKILDKTRKLMKLLGIEDTRLRKEWISASEGTRFAEVIREFTEDVRKLGRNPLIKRETAA; encoded by the coding sequence ATGAGTGAAGAATTCGATCCTAAGATCATTGCGTTTGCATGTAACTGGTGTTCCTACGCGGGAGCGGATCTTGCCGGAGTGAGCAGGATGCAGTATCCGCCAAGCATACGGCTGATCCGACTGATGTGTTCGGGAATGCTGTCGCCGTCGTATATCCTCAAGGCTTTCGAAAAGGGAGCTGACGGCGTCCTGGTCACCGGTTGACACCTCGGTGAATGTCATTACCTGGAAGGTAATGAAAAAGCGCTGAAAATCCTGGACAAGACCCGCAAGCTGATGAAACTGCTCGGCATCGAAGACACTCGTCTCCGAAAGGAATGGATTTCCGCATCCGAAGGGACCCGTTTCGCAGAAGTCATCCGGGAATTTACTGAGGATGTGCGGAAACTGGGTAGGAATCCTCTTATCAAGAGGGAGACCGCAGCATGA
- a CDS encoding FAD-dependent oxidoreductase codes for MSTKIGAVMTIGGGIGGVQASLDLAESGFKVYLVEEKPCIGGVMAQLDKTFPTNDCSACIFSPKLQTLAQNPNIEILAYSQIEGIEGEAGNFKVKVRQKARYVDPEKCTSCGTCAEKCPTKVPNEYNFGHDRRKAIYKDYAQGIPSVYTIDTKNCRVFQGKKCGVCKKVCPAGAVDYEQQDTIIDVNVGAVILTPGYELFNTAGISEYGHGYMPNVVTNLEMERILSASGPFEGEVTRPSDGKHPKKIAWIQCVASRDRRKKMPHCSSVCCMASIKEAVIAREHDSSIEPTIFYMDIRAYGKDFDKYYERAKTLGGVRFLRSMVSRVVEDPVTHDLQITYLTEDDKLITETFDMVVLAVGIKPSKSTLDTAQVMGVELDENNFCSTDTFAPVATSKPGIFVAGCFQAPKDIPQTVVEASAAAGVAISMLADQRNTLTKKKELPPEKDFTGQEPRIGVFVCRCGINIAATVNVPGVVERIKDLPGVVYAGENLFTCSQDAQVGIKKVIEENNLNRVIVASCTPRTHLPLFQETAREAGLNRYLVEMANIREHCSWVHMQEKEKATDKAVDLIRMAIARTGRLEQVQDQKLPMVQSALVIGGGVAGMTSALNIADQGYPVYLLESTDKLGGNALKLDHTLKGEDIRPYVAKLVDRVTADNRIKTYFGAKIEDVHGFIGAFKTKVSVNGGDPLEIEHGVAVIAIGASEWKPDLYGYGTDPRIRTHLDMSMAMQAKDPAVLNAGTTVFIQCVGSRSEERPWCSKVCCNHTIKDAIALKEANPAAKVYVLYRDIRTFGLNEPYYEKARRLGVVFFRYEPDSPPIVTPGDKIAVTFKDLVLGGNMTVQADSLALAAAVIPNDYNKELARMFKVSVNEDGYFLEAHMKLRPVDFATDGVFLAGLAHYPKPLDETIGQAEAAGSHAAQVLARGYVDAPGMVSFVDPYLCRGCGRCVDVCPFHAPELKEVAPGMFVSEVNPALCKGCGACGVACPTGAASIRHFKDEQIGEMIDAAMA; via the coding sequence GTGAGTACGAAAATTGGTGCAGTAATGACCATCGGAGGAGGCATCGGCGGAGTGCAGGCTTCGCTGGATCTCGCCGAATCGGGCTTCAAGGTCTATCTGGTTGAGGAAAAACCCTGTATCGGCGGTGTGATGGCACAGTTGGACAAAACATTCCCAACGAACGATTGTTCAGCGTGCATCTTCTCCCCGAAACTTCAGACCCTTGCTCAGAATCCCAATATTGAAATCCTTGCATACAGCCAGATTGAAGGGATCGAAGGAGAAGCAGGCAATTTCAAGGTAAAAGTGCGTCAAAAAGCCAGGTATGTAGACCCTGAAAAATGTACCTCCTGCGGTACCTGCGCTGAGAAGTGTCCCACAAAAGTTCCGAACGAATACAATTTCGGACATGACAGAAGAAAAGCCATCTACAAAGATTATGCCCAGGGCATTCCGTCGGTGTACACAATTGACACAAAGAACTGCCGGGTCTTTCAGGGCAAGAAGTGTGGAGTCTGCAAGAAAGTGTGTCCCGCAGGCGCAGTGGATTATGAACAGCAGGACACGATAATCGACGTCAACGTCGGCGCGGTGATCCTTACGCCTGGCTACGAGCTGTTCAACACTGCCGGCATCTCCGAGTACGGCCACGGATACATGCCCAATGTCGTAACCAATTTGGAGATGGAGCGTATTCTCAGCGCATCCGGACCTTTCGAAGGGGAAGTCACACGCCCTTCCGACGGTAAGCATCCCAAAAAGATCGCGTGGATTCAGTGCGTGGCTTCGAGAGATAGACGAAAGAAGATGCCGCACTGTAGTTCCGTATGCTGTATGGCGTCCATTAAAGAAGCCGTAATAGCCAGAGAGCACGATTCTTCCATCGAACCGACCATTTTCTATATGGATATTCGTGCATACGGTAAAGATTTTGACAAATATTACGAACGCGCAAAAACACTCGGCGGAGTCCGTTTTCTGAGATCCATGGTCAGCCGAGTGGTAGAAGACCCTGTCACCCACGACCTTCAGATCACCTACCTGACCGAAGATGACAAGCTGATCACCGAAACCTTCGATATGGTGGTTCTGGCCGTTGGAATCAAGCCATCCAAATCGACCCTGGATACTGCACAGGTCATGGGAGTCGAGCTCGACGAGAATAATTTCTGTTCCACCGACACCTTTGCTCCGGTAGCGACCTCTAAGCCGGGTATTTTTGTCGCAGGCTGTTTCCAGGCTCCTAAGGACATACCACAAACGGTGGTAGAGGCTTCTGCTGCCGCGGGTGTTGCCATCAGTATGCTCGCCGACCAGCGGAACACGCTGACCAAGAAGAAAGAGCTTCCGCCGGAGAAAGATTTCACCGGTCAGGAACCTCGCATTGGTGTTTTCGTGTGTCGATGTGGAATCAACATTGCTGCCACGGTGAATGTTCCCGGAGTGGTAGAGCGCATAAAAGATTTGCCCGGGGTCGTATATGCAGGGGAAAATCTTTTCACATGCTCTCAGGACGCGCAGGTTGGGATCAAGAAGGTCATTGAAGAAAACAATCTCAACCGCGTTATCGTTGCTTCCTGTACCCCCAGAACCCACCTGCCCTTGTTCCAGGAAACCGCCCGCGAAGCTGGTCTGAATCGTTATCTCGTTGAAATGGCGAATATTCGTGAACACTGTTCCTGGGTCCATATGCAGGAAAAGGAAAAAGCCACGGACAAAGCCGTCGATCTGATCCGCATGGCAATCGCCAGGACAGGAAGACTGGAACAGGTCCAGGATCAAAAATTACCGATGGTCCAGTCCGCGCTCGTTATCGGCGGCGGAGTGGCAGGAATGACGTCTGCTCTGAACATTGCAGATCAGGGCTATCCGGTATATCTGCTGGAATCCACGGATAAGCTTGGCGGAAACGCTCTCAAGCTGGATCACACGCTCAAAGGCGAGGACATTCGGCCGTATGTAGCCAAGCTTGTGGATCGGGTCACTGCAGACAATCGCATTAAGACGTATTTCGGTGCGAAAATAGAAGACGTGCATGGATTCATCGGCGCATTCAAAACTAAAGTGTCGGTGAATGGCGGAGATCCGCTGGAGATCGAGCATGGAGTTGCAGTCATAGCCATCGGTGCAAGTGAATGGAAACCCGACCTCTATGGGTACGGAACCGACCCGAGAATACGGACCCATTTGGACATGAGCATGGCAATGCAAGCCAAAGATCCTGCCGTCCTCAACGCGGGCACAACGGTCTTCATCCAATGTGTCGGCTCCCGGTCCGAGGAGCGTCCCTGGTGCTCGAAAGTATGCTGCAATCATACGATAAAGGATGCGATAGCCCTCAAGGAAGCCAATCCGGCTGCAAAGGTGTACGTACTTTACCGTGATATCCGGACGTTCGGGCTCAACGAGCCGTACTACGAAAAAGCACGAAGACTGGGAGTGGTCTTCTTCCGGTACGAACCGGACAGTCCTCCCATTGTGACGCCGGGCGATAAGATTGCCGTAACGTTCAAAGATCTCGTTTTGGGCGGAAACATGACCGTGCAGGCAGACAGCCTGGCTTTAGCAGCAGCGGTAATTCCAAACGACTACAACAAGGAACTCGCCAGGATGTTCAAGGTATCTGTCAACGAGGATGGATACTTTCTCGAAGCACATATGAAATTGAGGCCGGTGGATTTCGCGACTGACGGTGTTTTCCTCGCGGGACTCGCACATTATCCCAAGCCTCTCGATGAGACCATCGGTCAGGCTGAAGCGGCGGGATCTCACGCTGCGCAGGTTCTTGCCAGAGGATACGTCGATGCGCCGGGCATGGTCTCCTTTGTCGATCCGTACCTGTGTAGAGGCTGCGGAAGATGCGTTGATGTGTGCCCATTCCACGCGCCGGAATTGAAGGAAGTGGCACCTGGAATGTTTGTCTCGGAGGTCAATCCGGCTCTTTGCAAAGGCTGCGGTGCGTGCGGAGTTGCCTGTCCTACTGGAGCCGCATCAATTCGGCATTTTAAAGACGAGCAGATCGGTGAGATGATCGATGCTGCCATGGCCTGA
- a CDS encoding FAD-dependent oxidoreductase yields the protein MASQEVLIIGGGIAGMQAALDLGDMGIRVHLVEKNPSIGGKMAQLDKTFPTNDCTI from the coding sequence ATGGCTTCACAGGAAGTTCTCATAATCGGTGGTGGAATAGCGGGGATGCAGGCTGCCCTGGATCTGGGCGACATGGGAATCCGCGTTCACCTGGTGGAGAAGAATCCCAGCATTGGCGGAAAAATGGCCCAGTTGGACAAGACTTTTCCCACCAACGATTGCACGATATGA
- a CDS encoding CoB--CoM heterodisulfide reductase iron-sulfur subunit A family protein, whose amino-acid sequence MKSEDTSDIRIGVFICDCGSNIAGYLDMKALVEYSKTLPNVVFVQENLYTCSEGGINEIKVAIPREGLNRVVVASCTPRTHEPLFQSACEEAGMNPYLFEMANIRDQCSWVHMREGEKATERAKGQIAMAVAKAARLRELSRIKLGLTHRAVIIGGGVSGMSAAMALGNMGYEVDLVEKQERLGGLLNGLNLILPANEPPSVLLDDLTQRLNANPKVTIHTRAEVKKVEGYVGNYVVTVAENGSETTLKTGVIVVAVGARVMKPEGMYGYDGQKVITHSELESWLAERKPIPQTVTMIQCVGSRIPERSYCSRICCMTTVKNAILLKEASPDTTITVLYRDMQMYGVENEDMFRKSKELGVRYVTYDPDRPPVVEDGKVRVYHLRMGKEIAMPSDLVVLSTPLVAQEDVGDISTMLKVPLNENGFFLEGHVKLKPLDFATDGVYLCGNARFPSTIREAISQGLGAASRAAGVLSKEALYTSGIVADINAETCCGCLGCVAVCPYGAINYFEDRGVCQVNKVLCKGCGGCAATCPSASARLDGFSNDQIFAQIERAFAS is encoded by the coding sequence TTGAAAAGCGAAGATACATCTGACATCCGGATCGGAGTTTTTATCTGCGATTGTGGTTCCAATATCGCAGGCTACCTTGATATGAAGGCTCTGGTGGAGTATTCCAAAACCCTGCCCAATGTGGTGTTCGTGCAGGAAAATCTGTACACGTGCTCAGAGGGCGGAATAAATGAGATCAAAGTGGCCATTCCCCGGGAAGGACTCAACCGTGTCGTGGTGGCGTCCTGTACTCCGAGGACCCATGAACCGCTATTCCAGAGCGCATGCGAAGAAGCGGGCATGAATCCATACCTCTTCGAAATGGCCAACATCAGAGACCAGTGCTCCTGGGTCCATATGCGGGAAGGTGAAAAGGCTACGGAAAGAGCAAAAGGCCAAATCGCTATGGCTGTTGCCAAGGCAGCACGCTTGAGAGAATTGAGCCGTATAAAACTGGGGCTGACTCACCGAGCGGTCATAATCGGAGGCGGCGTTTCGGGAATGTCTGCGGCTATGGCTCTCGGAAATATGGGATACGAGGTGGATCTCGTCGAAAAACAGGAGCGCCTCGGAGGCTTGCTGAACGGTCTAAATCTCATCCTTCCGGCCAACGAACCTCCATCGGTGCTGCTGGACGACCTCACGCAGCGGCTGAATGCCAATCCCAAAGTTACGATCCACACACGAGCGGAAGTGAAAAAAGTCGAAGGCTATGTGGGGAACTACGTTGTAACTGTTGCGGAAAACGGTTCTGAAACCACATTGAAGACAGGGGTGATTGTCGTTGCCGTTGGTGCCAGGGTCATGAAACCTGAGGGCATGTACGGCTATGACGGCCAGAAGGTCATTACCCATTCGGAACTTGAATCCTGGCTCGCTGAGCGCAAACCGATCCCGCAGACTGTAACAATGATCCAGTGCGTCGGTTCCCGAATTCCCGAGAGGTCGTACTGCTCGCGCATATGCTGCATGACTACAGTGAAAAATGCCATTCTCCTTAAAGAAGCGTCCCCGGATACGACCATCACCGTTCTTTACAGAGATATGCAGATGTACGGTGTTGAAAATGAGGACATGTTCCGCAAATCCAAAGAGCTGGGTGTGCGTTACGTCACGTACGACCCGGATCGGCCGCCTGTGGTAGAAGACGGAAAAGTGCGGGTATACCATCTCAGGATGGGCAAAGAAATTGCCATGCCGTCAGACCTGGTGGTGCTTTCGACACCTCTTGTGGCTCAGGAGGACGTGGGAGACATATCCACCATGCTGAAGGTTCCGCTGAACGAAAACGGCTTCTTCCTCGAAGGCCATGTGAAACTGAAACCTTTGGACTTCGCAACCGACGGTGTGTATCTCTGTGGAAATGCCCGTTTCCCCTCGACCATCCGGGAAGCCATTTCCCAGGGCCTTGGAGCTGCGTCCAGAGCTGCGGGCGTCCTTTCCAAGGAAGCGCTTTATACCAGCGGCATCGTTGCGGATATCAACGCGGAGACCTGCTGCGGTTGCCTGGGGTGCGTTGCGGTCTGTCCTTACGGAGCAATCAACTACTTCGAGGATCGCGGGGTTTGTCAGGTTAATAAGGTTTTGTGCAAAGGTTGCGGAGGTTGCGCAGCCACGTGCCCGTCCGCCAGCGCGAGGCTGGACGGTTTTTCCAACGACCAGATCTTCGCGCAGATCGAGCGAGCGTTTGCGAGCTGA